The Acidimicrobiales bacterium sequence TGAGCGCCGAGACGAAGAGCAAAGCCGAGTGGCCCGCCGATGACCGCGACAACCCAGCCTTCGAAGAACTGGCGATTCGATGCATGCTGGCACGCTCGCCCAGCTTCTGAGCCCAGCTTGGCCGGGAACTGGTTGTAATGCATTGGCGATGAGGCCACCGTTCCGCAGTCATACACAACGCCAGAGACCGTGGCGTGAAGTGGCCGAGTCCAAATGAACGCAAGCAGAACCAGACCGCCAACCCCGACCGCACGGGAGAGCCACTTGAACGCGGTGCGTTTGCGACGCTCAGCGGGGTCAGCCGCAGTCGCATCTCCCTCGCCCGACGCCTGCTTGCCGCGGAGTCCAAAGTTCCACCGGTCTTCGACTATCGGCCAGTTCCGCTCAATCAGCGCCTGCCGAACACGCCCCCGCTGCGACGCCGCGAAATACGGCTCCACCTCAGTGCCATCAGCGCGGATAATGCTGACGCGGACCGCCAGCGCCCCGGTACTCAACCGAATGGCCTGAGTCTCTCCGCGGCTCGCACGAACGCCCCTGAGCCCGATCCACTTTGCCAACCCCACACCTCGAATCGACAATTCACGCTCATCGAACTCAAGGACGCCGAACGGTCCTGACGCGTGCAGTCCACCCCGTGTGGCGATCCCACCCGTGAATCTCGCAGGACTTAATGACACGTGCGCATCCTGCCGGAGAAAGTGCTCGAGAGCGGCACTTCTGCGCTACCAGGGCAGCTCGTGATTCCGCAGTAGTGACCGCACGTTCAGGCGCCGGCGAACGTCCGAACTGACGTCGTCGAGGATGACCGCCACACCAATCCACTTCGCTTCCGCAGCTTCAACTAGGTCACGCGCCGCGGTCGCTTGCGCGCCCGTAACGATCCACTCGTCGACCAACAGCACGCGATCACGTGCGCTCAGCAGGTTTCGATTCATCGTCAACACCAGACCGCGCTGGTTGTAGTCCGGCGGAGTGGTGCTGCGGAGAAGCAGCTCGCTCGGCTCCAGGGCGCGCTTCGAGTCCTTGCGAATCTCGACGAATCCAACGCCTAGCGTTAACGCGACCGCCGCTCCGAGCGTGAACCCGCGCGACTCCGGCGACAACCGTCACGTCATCTCGCGGATGCAGCGACGC is a genomic window containing:
- a CDS encoding phosphoribosyltransferase family protein: MSPESRGFTLGAAVALTLGVGFVEIRKDSKRALEPSELLLRSTTPPDYNQRGLVLTMNRNLLSARDRVLLVDEWIVTGAQATAARDLVEAAEAKWIGVAVILDDVSSDVRRRLNVRSLLRNHELPW